In a single window of the Bacillus mycoides genome:
- a CDS encoding phage major capsid protein, whose translation MKMELRVQDAKLRANTGGTMTVSGYVNKTGQLSNVLGVTKRFVEKIAKGAFSRAIQTASKDIDFLAEHKSKLLLASTRNNSLKLTEDEQGLFMEATITPTSWGKDYYELIDSGILRNMSFGFRTIKDSWKLLESNLYERTIEELELFEVSVVRDPAYSQSTIAARGIDLIEEVEIPTELDKQIKLNKEENKNNMKTEHRYGTSYKNKAVEDRSLENRAFNEFVKGEIEEARSLGLQTTSAGSAVIPTAVAEILVEKLEETSPVFARARKFPSVSGTLKVARETSTGVGAFVGEGKNLTEGIISLGHVELGQKRVGAYLSLTTQLVNDAAINMDEYIPNLLAKRTFKAVEKSILQGTLSEEFKGIVPNEEIGKFTLPTTVTDEELLDKMLDMATSIHPEYLQGSAFIVSRPFFNRLAKLKDGAGHFYMQNGIVNGRVSYTFLGLELIVTDSLEAGDAIGQVPCVFGNIEAGYAVMIKKGPELITVQDSEQALRGSIGFLLEAYMDGAVFNPQALAKLVITSD comes from the coding sequence ATGAAAATGGAACTTCGAGTTCAAGATGCAAAATTACGTGCAAACACTGGTGGAACAATGACAGTTTCCGGTTATGTCAACAAAACTGGTCAGTTAAGTAACGTATTGGGAGTTACAAAACGATTTGTTGAAAAGATTGCTAAAGGAGCATTCTCTCGTGCTATTCAAACAGCATCGAAAGATATTGATTTCCTGGCTGAGCATAAGAGCAAATTACTTTTGGCTTCCACTCGTAATAACTCTTTGAAACTAACTGAAGATGAGCAAGGTTTGTTTATGGAAGCAACCATTACTCCTACTTCTTGGGGAAAAGATTATTACGAATTAATCGATTCTGGCATTCTCAGAAATATGTCATTTGGTTTCCGTACTATCAAAGACAGTTGGAAATTACTCGAATCTAATCTTTACGAGAGAACAATTGAAGAACTTGAATTATTTGAGGTATCAGTTGTTCGAGATCCTGCGTATTCTCAATCGACAATCGCAGCTCGAGGCATTGATTTAATTGAAGAAGTTGAAATACCTACAGAATTAGATAAACAAATTAAATTAAATAAAGAGGAGAACAAAAACAATATGAAAACTGAACATCGATATGGAACTAGTTATAAGAATAAAGCAGTGGAAGATAGAAGTTTAGAAAATCGAGCTTTTAATGAATTTGTTAAAGGTGAAATTGAAGAAGCTCGTTCTCTCGGTCTTCAAACGACATCAGCGGGCAGTGCTGTAATTCCAACAGCAGTTGCAGAAATACTTGTTGAGAAATTAGAAGAAACCTCTCCAGTATTTGCTCGTGCTCGTAAGTTTCCATCGGTTAGTGGAACATTAAAAGTTGCCAGAGAAACATCAACAGGTGTAGGGGCTTTTGTGGGTGAGGGGAAAAATCTAACTGAGGGTATAATTTCTCTTGGACATGTAGAACTTGGCCAAAAGCGAGTAGGAGCATATCTTTCTCTAACAACACAATTAGTTAATGATGCTGCAATTAACATGGATGAATATATTCCTAACTTACTAGCAAAGCGTACATTCAAGGCTGTTGAAAAATCAATCCTTCAAGGTACTTTGTCAGAAGAGTTTAAAGGTATTGTTCCTAATGAGGAGATTGGAAAGTTTACTTTACCAACGACAGTTACTGATGAAGAATTGTTGGATAAGATGCTCGATATGGCAACATCAATTCATCCGGAATACTTGCAAGGTTCAGCGTTTATTGTTTCACGCCCGTTCTTTAATAGGCTCGCTAAGTTGAAAGATGGAGCAGGCCACTTCTATATGCAGAACGGCATTGTGAATGGTCGAGTATCTTATACTTTTCTTGGTTTAGAATTAATAGTCACTGATTCTTTAGAAGCTGGCGATGCTATTGGGCAAGTTCCATGTGTGTTCGGAAATATTGAAGCTGGCTATGCAGTAATGATTAAGAAAGGCCCAGAGCTAATTACAGTTCAAGATAGTGAACAGGCTCTTCGAGGTTCAATTGGATTTCTTCTTGAGGCTTATATGGATGGTGCGGTGTTCAACCCACAAGCTCTTGCTAAACTAGTTATTACCTCTGATTAA
- a CDS encoding DEAD/DEAH box helicase family protein, producing MTVKVIDAICGAGKTSYAIQYMNEHMDKLFIYVTPFLTEVERIKNQTIKEFFEPNAKSGNGKKINHVKTLVEDAVNIVMTHELFARLDEETLFNIKKEGYVLIMDEVANVLDTVSDVDKDDIRVMIDSNLIKIEEDGQISWLDPLYQGKKFSDIKILSLKKNLFLHNNSIIFWTMPVSNFKSFKDVYILTYLFDGQIQKYYYEMKNISYEKYSVRRKDEMKYELVTYDRTQEPRNLIGSLLTIYEDYQASTGRKSSMNSNYLNKRNNPEKSLSKNWYDKADAKQIEQIKKNLVSIFRTQNPVANDELFWTSFKGHAVSLKNVKCKLNKKDDRSKDNFVPFNTRATNDYADRKATAFLLNRFMNPNEYQFFSYRGVEVDEELLAISDLIQFLFRGCIRNNEQMYCYIPSARMRRLLKEWINFEI from the coding sequence ATGACTGTTAAAGTTATTGATGCTATTTGTGGAGCAGGTAAAACAAGTTATGCAATTCAATATATGAATGAACATATGGATAAGTTGTTTATATATGTTACACCGTTTTTGACAGAAGTGGAAAGAATTAAAAATCAGACTATTAAAGAATTCTTTGAACCGAATGCTAAATCTGGAAATGGAAAGAAAATAAATCATGTTAAGACTCTTGTTGAAGACGCAGTAAATATTGTTATGACTCATGAATTATTTGCTAGGCTTGATGAAGAAACTTTATTCAATATAAAAAAAGAAGGATACGTTCTTATTATGGATGAAGTAGCAAACGTTCTTGATACAGTTAGTGATGTTGATAAAGATGACATTAGAGTAATGATTGATTCGAATCTTATTAAAATCGAGGAAGACGGGCAAATCTCCTGGTTAGACCCACTTTATCAAGGAAAGAAATTCAGTGACATAAAAATACTTAGTCTAAAGAAAAATCTGTTTCTCCATAATAATTCCATCATTTTTTGGACCATGCCTGTAAGTAACTTCAAGTCATTTAAAGATGTATATATACTAACTTATTTATTCGATGGTCAAATTCAGAAGTACTACTACGAAATGAAAAATATTAGTTATGAGAAATATTCTGTTCGAAGAAAGGATGAAATGAAATATGAGCTAGTAACATATGATAGAACTCAGGAACCAAGAAATTTAATTGGCAGCCTGCTAACTATCTATGAAGACTACCAGGCTTCTACTGGAAGAAAGAGCTCGATGAACTCAAATTACTTGAATAAGAGGAACAATCCTGAAAAATCTTTGTCTAAAAACTGGTATGACAAAGCTGATGCCAAACAGATTGAACAGATAAAGAAAAACTTAGTTTCCATTTTCAGAACTCAAAATCCTGTTGCTAATGATGAGTTGTTTTGGACGTCATTTAAAGGACATGCTGTGTCTCTAAAAAATGTGAAATGTAAGTTAAATAAAAAAGATGATCGTTCTAAAGATAATTTCGTTCCTTTTAATACTAGAGCAACAAATGATTATGCTGATAGAAAAGCAACCGCATTTCTTCTAAATAGATTCATGAATCCAAATGAATATCAATTCTTTTCGTACAGAGGAGTTGAAGTTGATGAAGAGTTGTTAGCAATATCAGATTTAATCCAATTCTTGTTTAGAGGATGCATCAGAAATAATGAACAAATGTATTGCTATATTCCATCTGCAAGAATGCGACGATTATTGAAAGAATGGATAAATTTCGAAATCTAG
- a CDS encoding tetratricopeptide repeat protein codes for MGTTALGTFLKMFGGKFFSFLFPKIKNSKFFRDIKDKWVKDNYAQKTTLMFQAAIDDAKSSLDLPEELVVKLLEDPINRDEVFLWILKGAPENIDENNLNLEPYMESFPQYQDLLRPFFELISFSLNDYKTKHWEPEFLELLSKIDNLEQITKTGFDKVIQKQSVTIDLVQENNRYLKEVITPTEFNDLNDLIKSGKLIAAREKATERLKKFNLKRNETLELHLIIANTYIESRDYDDAIKHLYTAITHCDHEPKKKRLEALVNLFQNRFEQAYNLIEQAIEIEGESHENINIQINILIKQERFDEALKMVENQAGEEFKLLEANIWLSSNKFEKTLDMANQKLSETPLNVDWLMLKAEASILRIEHDIANNKTIYPEETLNEIMPLFEKVEKQTSENTAILHRIKELKSALYFRNNKYSEAKLILEEIFQSNKDFSSLVFNNLLLNCLYSEDWKKAISLLEEKKLKQDLAEKEIITLADVYIRVRKAEQAISILQINESKFHINSKFPFSYYFSYINALFSLLKHTEIRTLINSVEQKTNSNVTISILRGYYSFKKHEWDNVINYLEPNIDKLESDALIECENCLTQAYVNRGTIEDFQKLKKIILNIPNWIQHEFLLERYVQALYHLGEYENIIALDKQLPYKSIFSLNVLSYIYFSLGWYEIAKENYLSLYQQTGTLDYQLRYANCLYRLGNTTDCVDILSSAEIRVRKSGEFEDYQLLCLAFLDAKEYRKAMEFAYLTFMAGKDNPKVWGFFFFQMSQLSQFVDNPDEGWIQEYQRTIDDFEKVFPDEEPFLRKIPVLEGENLSNELIKELKHSTDAATYINSALSEHRSPLNFLISTMNRGPFETWGHVVNEKDAHLWIIDGSYKELFDGSKTAYFSRNVLCDFTSLLAIKNLELLETLSASFQLYIHQEQFDTAFQEYTQNKLQTEKGLELISYKDGNVQMTKYTPEQIRDTLKNQEELFAWINKNCKKVGNVISNNHKANYKDDNLAFLNRPLEICSNNKWTMLVDSLLVKNYAQQYYKVNCFSTLDFINSLFAQEIINSETRNKCTGKLLMMGYVLIPVNSDVFIYYLKENNYKITDEISLLFDYLKLEYFNEQFLINVIGGILGWVWTINIPSDDRKTLTEHLCTLLSTNRNESVVISNIIEHSKAHFQSSGEEQWIKMSEFIKTLLKKK; via the coding sequence ATGGGAACTACTGCATTAGGGACCTTTTTAAAAATGTTTGGTGGCAAATTTTTTTCTTTTCTATTCCCTAAAATAAAAAATTCAAAGTTTTTTCGTGATATTAAAGACAAATGGGTCAAAGATAATTATGCACAAAAAACAACTTTAATGTTCCAAGCAGCTATTGACGATGCCAAATCCTCACTAGATTTACCAGAAGAATTGGTCGTTAAATTGTTAGAGGATCCAATAAACAGAGACGAAGTATTTCTTTGGATTTTAAAAGGGGCTCCGGAAAATATTGATGAAAATAATTTAAATCTCGAACCCTATATGGAATCTTTTCCTCAATATCAAGATTTACTTAGACCCTTTTTCGAGTTAATATCCTTTAGTTTAAATGATTATAAAACAAAACATTGGGAACCTGAATTTTTAGAGCTACTTAGTAAAATTGACAATTTAGAACAAATTACAAAAACAGGATTTGACAAAGTAATACAAAAACAATCGGTAACAATAGACCTAGTACAAGAGAATAATCGTTATTTGAAAGAAGTTATAACTCCTACCGAATTTAATGATTTAAACGATTTGATAAAATCCGGAAAATTGATTGCAGCGCGAGAGAAAGCAACTGAAAGATTGAAAAAATTCAATTTAAAACGAAACGAAACATTAGAATTACATCTAATAATAGCCAATACTTATATTGAAAGCAGGGATTATGATGATGCTATAAAACATCTATATACTGCTATCACACATTGTGACCACGAACCTAAAAAGAAAAGGTTAGAAGCATTAGTAAATTTATTTCAAAATCGTTTTGAACAGGCTTATAATTTAATTGAACAGGCTATTGAAATTGAAGGCGAATCTCATGAAAATATAAATATTCAAATCAATATTCTTATTAAACAAGAAAGGTTTGATGAAGCCCTTAAAATGGTTGAAAATCAAGCAGGGGAAGAATTCAAATTATTAGAAGCTAATATTTGGCTCTCTTCAAATAAATTCGAAAAAACCCTTGATATGGCTAATCAAAAGCTAAGCGAAACCCCACTCAATGTTGATTGGTTAATGTTAAAAGCTGAAGCATCCATTTTACGGATTGAACATGATATAGCAAATAATAAAACTATTTATCCTGAGGAAACGCTCAATGAAATCATGCCTTTATTTGAAAAAGTAGAAAAACAAACTAGTGAAAATACTGCCATATTGCATAGGATAAAAGAATTAAAATCCGCTTTATATTTCAGAAATAATAAATACTCAGAAGCAAAATTAATACTTGAAGAAATCTTTCAATCTAATAAAGATTTCTCCAGCTTAGTTTTCAATAATCTTTTATTAAATTGTTTGTATAGTGAGGACTGGAAGAAAGCAATTAGTTTATTGGAAGAAAAAAAGTTAAAACAAGACCTTGCTGAGAAAGAGATTATTACATTAGCTGATGTATATATAAGAGTAAGAAAAGCTGAACAAGCCATCTCCATTTTACAAATTAATGAGTCAAAATTTCACATTAATTCTAAATTTCCTTTTAGCTACTATTTCTCTTATATAAATGCACTGTTCTCACTTTTAAAACATACTGAAATTAGAACGCTAATCAATTCTGTAGAACAAAAAACGAATAGCAATGTAACAATAAGTATTTTAAGAGGCTATTACTCATTTAAAAAACATGAATGGGATAATGTTATTAATTATCTTGAACCTAATATTGATAAGTTAGAGAGCGATGCATTAATTGAATGTGAAAATTGTTTAACTCAAGCCTATGTAAATAGAGGCACAATAGAAGATTTCCAAAAACTCAAGAAAATCATCCTAAATATCCCAAATTGGATTCAACATGAATTTTTACTAGAACGATACGTGCAGGCACTTTATCATCTCGGAGAATATGAAAATATCATCGCTCTAGATAAACAGTTACCGTATAAATCAATATTTTCACTCAATGTTTTATCATATATTTATTTCAGCCTAGGTTGGTATGAGATAGCAAAAGAAAATTATCTTTCTCTATACCAACAAACAGGAACCCTCGATTATCAATTACGTTATGCAAATTGCTTATACCGTCTTGGGAACACCACGGATTGTGTGGATATATTATCCTCGGCAGAAATCCGAGTTAGAAAATCTGGGGAATTTGAAGATTATCAATTACTATGTTTAGCTTTTTTAGATGCTAAGGAATATAGAAAAGCAATGGAATTTGCATATCTAACCTTTATGGCTGGAAAAGATAATCCAAAAGTCTGGGGCTTCTTCTTCTTTCAAATGTCTCAGTTAAGTCAATTTGTTGATAATCCAGATGAAGGATGGATACAAGAATATCAACGAACAATTGATGATTTTGAAAAGGTATTTCCAGATGAAGAACCATTTTTAAGAAAAATTCCAGTTTTAGAAGGAGAGAATTTATCCAATGAATTAATTAAAGAACTAAAGCATTCGACTGATGCAGCTACATATATAAACTCAGCATTATCAGAGCATCGGTCCCCTTTAAATTTTTTAATTAGCACAATGAATAGAGGCCCATTTGAAACTTGGGGGCACGTAGTAAATGAAAAAGACGCCCATCTTTGGATTATAGACGGTTCCTATAAGGAGTTATTTGATGGATCTAAAACAGCTTATTTTTCTCGTAATGTTTTATGTGATTTTACTAGCCTACTCGCCATTAAAAATCTTGAACTTCTTGAAACTCTAAGTGCAAGTTTCCAATTATATATTCATCAAGAACAATTTGATACAGCTTTTCAAGAATATACTCAAAATAAATTACAAACAGAAAAAGGCTTGGAGCTCATATCTTATAAAGATGGAAATGTACAAATGACAAAATATACACCTGAACAAATAAGAGACACACTAAAAAACCAAGAAGAGTTATTTGCATGGATTAATAAAAATTGTAAAAAAGTAGGAAATGTCATTAGTAATAATCATAAAGCGAATTACAAAGATGATAATTTAGCTTTTTTAAACCGTCCGCTAGAAATATGTAGTAACAATAAATGGACTATGTTAGTAGATAGTTTATTAGTAAAAAATTATGCCCAGCAATATTACAAAGTAAATTGCTTTTCAACTTTGGATTTTATCAATTCACTTTTTGCGCAGGAAATCATTAATTCTGAAACGAGAAACAAATGTACTGGCAAGCTATTAATGATGGGCTATGTATTGATTCCAGTTAATTCAGATGTATTTATTTATTACTTAAAGGAAAATAATTACAAAATAACCGATGAAATTTCACTTCTCTTTGACTATTTAAAACTTGAATACTTCAATGAGCAATTCCTAATTAATGTTATTGGTGGAATTCTCGGCTGGGTATGGACAATAAATATCCCCTCAGATGATAGAAAAACATTAACTGAACACCTTTGTACATTATTAAGCACCAATAGAAATGAGTCCGTAGTTATCTCTAATATAATCGAACATAGCAAAGCACATTTTCAATCCTCTGGTGAAGAACAATGGATAAAGATGAGCGAATTTATAAAAACCTTACTAAAGAAAAAATGA